One genomic region from Rosa rugosa chromosome 1, drRosRugo1.1, whole genome shotgun sequence encodes:
- the LOC133725134 gene encoding probable disease resistance protein At5g63020 isoform X2 yields MGNLFSVSLSCDAIAFRCWDSFVGRKHYVSKLQEDLEALDSSLQDLTSLKNDVKRRAEVAEQQPQMKRLDQVQIWISRVDTIEAQVNQVVNDGPQQIEKLCCGGYCSKYYISSYKYGKKVAKKLVELSELKNRGEHFEEVAAKTLLPPALVIERLLEPTVGMETMFDEVWSHIENEDLGVIGLYGMGGVGKTTLLTNINNNFQHAPNDFNIVIWIVVSKDIKLEIIQDKIAKEVGVIDDKWKDKEQHEKAQEIFGILSKKKFVLLLDDMWDWVDLTKVGVPVSNQRNNSKIVFTTRSEDVCGRMGAQKKIRVKCLDWYKALNLFQEKVGKETLSLHPDIPKLAEAVAKECGGLPLALVTVGRAMACKKTPEEWNHAIHVLKKSAPEFSGMGDKVFPLLKFSYDNLPCQKVKSCFLYCALFPEDFSISIDELLYCWMSEEILNKYVNVDEARNEVYDILGTLLNACLLEGEGDIVKMHDVIRDMALWLASDPEKTKESFLVQTGAQLIEAPTLGKWENSKRVSFVANRIENLVETPKSPNLLTLFLRDNNLKMIAESFIDFMPILRVLDLSENKDLIRLPSGVSKLVSLQHLNLSRTGIRELPTELKALTRLTYLNLEYTAELEFIPPNTLSSFRRLEVLRMSGSNYQLLSEDNEAMIEELKGLKQLDIFTLTVRSITCLERFVSYRRLLTCTRNLNIEVFDVNFDVNLPTMKSKDLDFLEISNYGRFKQVENYWARQAAKGPRNSMVIDRLCLLGLQSVVISGFSSLTDLTWLIANAQNITYLSVDGCSEMKTIIDLKKLLKVEHMVEEWKPFAKLTHLILSQLPVLKSIYNNPMNFPYIKEICISGCPSLEKLPFNSSCAQGCYTILIEGVDAWWDGLKWEDQLAQNVFLPFFRSTGATLPAPAHLLYFT; encoded by the exons ATGGGTAACCTCTTCTCAGTCTCCTTATCATGTGATGCCATTGCTTTTCGCTGCTGGGACTCCTTTGTTGGAAGAAAGCATTATGTAAGTAAGCTCCAAGAAGACCTTGAAGCTCTGGATTCGTCTTTGCAGGATCTAACTTCTTTAAAGAATGATGTCAAGAGAAGGGCTGAGGTTGCTGAGCAGCAGCCGCAAATGAAGCGGTTAGACCAGGTACAAATATGGATTTCAAGGGTGGACACAATAGAGGCTCAAGTCAATCAAGTTGTCAACGATGGTCCTCAACAGATTGAGAAATTGTGCTGTGGAGGGTATTGTTCAAAGTACTACATATCCAGCTACAAGTATGGGAAAAAAGTGGCCAAAAAGTTGGTGGAACTATCTGAATTGAAGAACAGAGGAGAACATTTTGAAGAGGTGGCAGCAAAAACCTTATTACCACCAGCTTTAGTCATTGAAAGACTTCTAGAGCCAACCGTGGGCATGGAAACTATGTTTGATGAGGTCTGGAGTCACATTGAAAATGAAGATCTGGGAGTGATTGGATTATATGGGATGGGAGGTGTGGGTAAGACCACCCTCCTTACAAATATCAATAACAACTTCCAACACGCTCCTAATGATTTCAATATTGTGATATGGATAGTCGTCTCCAAGGACATCAAACTTGAGATCATTCAAGATAAGATTGCAAAAGAGGTTGGAGTAATCGATGACAAGTGGAAGGATAAAGAACAGCATGAAAAAGCTCAAGAAATCTTCGGCATCTTGAGCAAAAAGAAATTTGTGTTATTATTAGATGATATGTGGGATTGGGTTGACTTAACTAAAGTAGGCGTTCCAGTTTCTAACCAAAGGAACAACTCCAAGATAGTCTTCACAACTCGCTCCGAGGATGTCTGTGGTCGTATGGGAGCTCAAAAGAAGATTAGAGTGAAGTGCTTGGACTGGTATAAAGCATTGAACTTGTTTCAAGAGAAAGTTGGAAAGGAAACACTTTCTCTTCATCCCGATATCCCAAAACTAGCTGAAGCTGTAGCAAAGGAGTGTGGTGGTCTGCCCCTTGCATTAGTTACAGTTGGTCGGGCCATGGCTTGCAAGAAGACACCTGAAGAATGGAATCATGCAATTCATGTCTTGAAAAAATCTGCCCCAGAGTTTTCAGGTATGGGAGATAAGGTGTTTCCTCTCTTAAAGTTTAGCTATGACAATTTACCGTGCCAGAAAGTCAAATCTTGCTTCTTATATTGTGCTTTATTTCCAGAAGATTTTTCCATAAGTATAGATGAGTTACTGTATTGTTGGATGTCTGAAGAAATATTGAATAAGTATGTTAATGTAGATGAAGCACGGAATGAGGTTTATGATATCTTAGGTACTCTTCTCAATGCATGTTTGTTGGAAGGTGAAGGAGATATTGTAAAAATGCATGATGTAATTCGTGACATGGCATTGTGGTTGGCTAGTGATCCTGAGAAAACAAAAGAGAGTTTCCTTGTGCAAACAGGTGCCCAGTTAATTGAAGCACCTACTCTCGGGAAGTGGGAGAACTCGAAAAGGGTGTCATTTGTTGCTAATCGCATTGAAAATCTAGTTGAAACACCCAAATCTCCCAATCTGTTGACGTTGTTTCTTAGGGATAATAATTTGAAGATGATTGCCGAAAGCTTCATTGACTTTATGCCTATTTTGCGAGTGTTGGATTTGTCTGAAAATAAGGACCTAATCAGGCTTCCATCTGGAGTTTCGAAGCTGGTTTCGTTGCAGCATCTCAATTTGTCACGAACTGGTATACGAGAGTTGCCCACTGAGTTAAAGGCCTTAACAAGGCTCACTTATTTGAACTTGGAGTACACAGCTGAGCTCGAGTTTATTCCACCAAATACATTATCGAGTTTTCGGAGGTTAGAAGTATTGAGAATGTCGGGTAGTAATTATCAGTTGCTTTCTGAAGATAATGAGGCAATGATAGAGGAACTGAAGGGTTTGAAACAGCTTGATATCTTTACTTTGACCGTAAGAAGTATCACTTGTTTAGAAAGATTTGTTTCCTACCGGAGGTTACTAACCTGCACTCGAAATCTCAATATTGAAGTCTTTGATGTCAACTTTGATGTCAACCTACCAACTATGAAAAGTAAAGATCTTGATTTCCTTGAAATTTCGAATTATGGTAGGTTTAAACAAGTGGAGAATTATTGGGCAAGACAAGCAGCTAAGGGACCTCGGAACTCAATGGTGATCGACCGATTATGCTTGCTTGGCCTTCAATCCGTAGTGATAAGTGGCTTCTCGTCATTGACAGACCTGACATGGCTCATTGCTAATGCTCAGAATATCACGTATCTAAGCGTAGACGGATGTTCTGAAATGAAAACAATTATTGATTTGAAAAAACTGCTTAAGGTAGAACATATGGTAGAAGAGTGGAAGCCATTTGCAAAACTTACACATCTGATTTTGTCACAGCTGCCTGTGTTGAAGAGCATATATAATAATCCTATGAATTTTCCATATATAAAGGAAATCTGTATATCTGGGTGTCCATCATTGGAGAAGCTGCCATTCAACTCCAGCTGTGCCCAAGGATGCTACACAATCCTCATTGAAGGAGTGGATGCGTGGTGGGATGGCTTAAAGTGGGAAGACCAACTGGCTCAGAATGTTTTCCTTCCCTTCTTCAGATCGACAGGGGCGACACttccag CTCCAGCACATCTCTTATATTTTACGTGA
- the LOC133725134 gene encoding probable disease resistance protein At5g63020 isoform X1: MGNLFSVSLSCDAIAFRCWDSFVGRKHYVSKLQEDLEALDSSLQDLTSLKNDVKRRAEVAEQQPQMKRLDQVQIWISRVDTIEAQVNQVVNDGPQQIEKLCCGGYCSKYYISSYKYGKKVAKKLVELSELKNRGEHFEEVAAKTLLPPALVIERLLEPTVGMETMFDEVWSHIENEDLGVIGLYGMGGVGKTTLLTNINNNFQHAPNDFNIVIWIVVSKDIKLEIIQDKIAKEVGVIDDKWKDKEQHEKAQEIFGILSKKKFVLLLDDMWDWVDLTKVGVPVSNQRNNSKIVFTTRSEDVCGRMGAQKKIRVKCLDWYKALNLFQEKVGKETLSLHPDIPKLAEAVAKECGGLPLALVTVGRAMACKKTPEEWNHAIHVLKKSAPEFSGMGDKVFPLLKFSYDNLPCQKVKSCFLYCALFPEDFSISIDELLYCWMSEEILNKYVNVDEARNEVYDILGTLLNACLLEGEGDIVKMHDVIRDMALWLASDPEKTKESFLVQTGAQLIEAPTLGKWENSKRVSFVANRIENLVETPKSPNLLTLFLRDNNLKMIAESFIDFMPILRVLDLSENKDLIRLPSGVSKLVSLQHLNLSRTGIRELPTELKALTRLTYLNLEYTAELEFIPPNTLSSFRRLEVLRMSGSNYQLLSEDNEAMIEELKGLKQLDIFTLTVRSITCLERFVSYRRLLTCTRNLNIEVFDVNFDVNLPTMKSKDLDFLEISNYGRFKQVENYWARQAAKGPRNSMVIDRLCLLGLQSVVISGFSSLTDLTWLIANAQNITYLSVDGCSEMKTIIDLKKLLKVEHMVEEWKPFAKLTHLILSQLPVLKSIYNNPMNFPYIKEICISGCPSLEKLPFNSSCAQGCYTILIEGVDAWWDGLKWEDQLAQNVFLPFFRSTGATLPGFFFFPLGYFWCTAIIVGLF; this comes from the coding sequence ATGGGTAACCTCTTCTCAGTCTCCTTATCATGTGATGCCATTGCTTTTCGCTGCTGGGACTCCTTTGTTGGAAGAAAGCATTATGTAAGTAAGCTCCAAGAAGACCTTGAAGCTCTGGATTCGTCTTTGCAGGATCTAACTTCTTTAAAGAATGATGTCAAGAGAAGGGCTGAGGTTGCTGAGCAGCAGCCGCAAATGAAGCGGTTAGACCAGGTACAAATATGGATTTCAAGGGTGGACACAATAGAGGCTCAAGTCAATCAAGTTGTCAACGATGGTCCTCAACAGATTGAGAAATTGTGCTGTGGAGGGTATTGTTCAAAGTACTACATATCCAGCTACAAGTATGGGAAAAAAGTGGCCAAAAAGTTGGTGGAACTATCTGAATTGAAGAACAGAGGAGAACATTTTGAAGAGGTGGCAGCAAAAACCTTATTACCACCAGCTTTAGTCATTGAAAGACTTCTAGAGCCAACCGTGGGCATGGAAACTATGTTTGATGAGGTCTGGAGTCACATTGAAAATGAAGATCTGGGAGTGATTGGATTATATGGGATGGGAGGTGTGGGTAAGACCACCCTCCTTACAAATATCAATAACAACTTCCAACACGCTCCTAATGATTTCAATATTGTGATATGGATAGTCGTCTCCAAGGACATCAAACTTGAGATCATTCAAGATAAGATTGCAAAAGAGGTTGGAGTAATCGATGACAAGTGGAAGGATAAAGAACAGCATGAAAAAGCTCAAGAAATCTTCGGCATCTTGAGCAAAAAGAAATTTGTGTTATTATTAGATGATATGTGGGATTGGGTTGACTTAACTAAAGTAGGCGTTCCAGTTTCTAACCAAAGGAACAACTCCAAGATAGTCTTCACAACTCGCTCCGAGGATGTCTGTGGTCGTATGGGAGCTCAAAAGAAGATTAGAGTGAAGTGCTTGGACTGGTATAAAGCATTGAACTTGTTTCAAGAGAAAGTTGGAAAGGAAACACTTTCTCTTCATCCCGATATCCCAAAACTAGCTGAAGCTGTAGCAAAGGAGTGTGGTGGTCTGCCCCTTGCATTAGTTACAGTTGGTCGGGCCATGGCTTGCAAGAAGACACCTGAAGAATGGAATCATGCAATTCATGTCTTGAAAAAATCTGCCCCAGAGTTTTCAGGTATGGGAGATAAGGTGTTTCCTCTCTTAAAGTTTAGCTATGACAATTTACCGTGCCAGAAAGTCAAATCTTGCTTCTTATATTGTGCTTTATTTCCAGAAGATTTTTCCATAAGTATAGATGAGTTACTGTATTGTTGGATGTCTGAAGAAATATTGAATAAGTATGTTAATGTAGATGAAGCACGGAATGAGGTTTATGATATCTTAGGTACTCTTCTCAATGCATGTTTGTTGGAAGGTGAAGGAGATATTGTAAAAATGCATGATGTAATTCGTGACATGGCATTGTGGTTGGCTAGTGATCCTGAGAAAACAAAAGAGAGTTTCCTTGTGCAAACAGGTGCCCAGTTAATTGAAGCACCTACTCTCGGGAAGTGGGAGAACTCGAAAAGGGTGTCATTTGTTGCTAATCGCATTGAAAATCTAGTTGAAACACCCAAATCTCCCAATCTGTTGACGTTGTTTCTTAGGGATAATAATTTGAAGATGATTGCCGAAAGCTTCATTGACTTTATGCCTATTTTGCGAGTGTTGGATTTGTCTGAAAATAAGGACCTAATCAGGCTTCCATCTGGAGTTTCGAAGCTGGTTTCGTTGCAGCATCTCAATTTGTCACGAACTGGTATACGAGAGTTGCCCACTGAGTTAAAGGCCTTAACAAGGCTCACTTATTTGAACTTGGAGTACACAGCTGAGCTCGAGTTTATTCCACCAAATACATTATCGAGTTTTCGGAGGTTAGAAGTATTGAGAATGTCGGGTAGTAATTATCAGTTGCTTTCTGAAGATAATGAGGCAATGATAGAGGAACTGAAGGGTTTGAAACAGCTTGATATCTTTACTTTGACCGTAAGAAGTATCACTTGTTTAGAAAGATTTGTTTCCTACCGGAGGTTACTAACCTGCACTCGAAATCTCAATATTGAAGTCTTTGATGTCAACTTTGATGTCAACCTACCAACTATGAAAAGTAAAGATCTTGATTTCCTTGAAATTTCGAATTATGGTAGGTTTAAACAAGTGGAGAATTATTGGGCAAGACAAGCAGCTAAGGGACCTCGGAACTCAATGGTGATCGACCGATTATGCTTGCTTGGCCTTCAATCCGTAGTGATAAGTGGCTTCTCGTCATTGACAGACCTGACATGGCTCATTGCTAATGCTCAGAATATCACGTATCTAAGCGTAGACGGATGTTCTGAAATGAAAACAATTATTGATTTGAAAAAACTGCTTAAGGTAGAACATATGGTAGAAGAGTGGAAGCCATTTGCAAAACTTACACATCTGATTTTGTCACAGCTGCCTGTGTTGAAGAGCATATATAATAATCCTATGAATTTTCCATATATAAAGGAAATCTGTATATCTGGGTGTCCATCATTGGAGAAGCTGCCATTCAACTCCAGCTGTGCCCAAGGATGCTACACAATCCTCATTGAAGGAGTGGATGCGTGGTGGGATGGCTTAAAGTGGGAAGACCAACTGGCTCAGAATGTTTTCCTTCCCTTCTTCAGATCGACAGGGGCGACACttccaggttttttttttttcccactcgGATACTTTTGGTGCACTGCCATAATTGTTGGGCTCTTTTAA